The region aggaggcctcggggaagaaccaggactaggtgaagagattatatctccaacctggcctgggaacgcctcaggatcccccagtcggagctggttgatgtggctcgggaaagggaagtttggggtcccctactgaagctgctgcccccgcgacccgatactggataagcggattaagatggatggatgaactaCAGTTGATCGGATTTTAGGTGTTTTTGATGGTAATGTGGTCTCACAACAGTTGACCTTATATGTTACACTGTTCATTCCTTGGTAAtattattttgtagtttgttgGGATTGAGTGgcccttttttaaaataaggaTAAGAGTATAATGATGTAGGATATGAAATAACCAAGACGGCCTATGAGTATGGATTCAGATTTGTTGTGACAGTTTGTCTTGATCCCTTttatggtttgtttgttttaaatcgTCCAGCGGTGCCAACAAGGTCTCTCTCCTGACGTTGAAGATAGTTTTAGTCTAGTACAGGTGTATATTGTTTGCGTTTTATATGTAGGGTAAAGAACAAAACCACACAAGCGTGCATATATAGAAATGTACACcctaaagaaacaaaagaataaaccCAGCAAAACATCACACAATTCAAGAATCCAATCAAATGTTCatatatttaaacagaaaaacttAAGCAAAACACTCAGAATAAAGTCCCACAGAATAATCGTAATGTCCAATAATACCCAAAAAAGAAAACGAAAGATCCACAAAAATCACGCAAAAAACTCCACCTCTGGTTTTTTTATAACTCAGTTCGTTTGTGGAatagaaaagaaacataaattATTTTGGGCTCAAGGCATCTTGTTAGTCCTAGTCCAACCGTATATACAACCAACATAACATTTCATGAAAAGATAAATGTACACTTACAGACCTTTAGTCTAATCAGTCAGTCAATTAGTTTTGTCATTCAGTCCAAAATCCAGTCCGGGTTTTAGCGGGGTCTCGGTGAACGGCTGAGAATTGTATCCAGAGTTTCCAGTGATTGTTCAGAGGTTTAACGGAGCCGTCAGTAGCGGTTAAGACTACGTTTTAAGGGATAAAACAACCTTTACTTCTGTTGCTGCGCACTGAGCTGTAGCTCCTCCAAAACTGCGTCCTGCTTTTCCCTCATACTCGGTCCACTCAATCCCCAGAAGTACTCTCTCTCCTTGCTATCGCGCACTGGAAAATAATCAAACAATTACTGTTTAAGGGGCGGCTCTGCTGGACGAGCGAACAGCTGATGCAACTGAGGATTTCAAGTTgccaagttgtttttaaaataaggaTAAGATTATAATGATGTAGGATATGAAATAACCAAAAAGGCCTATGAGTATGGATTCAGATTTGTGtcaataaaattaacaaaagttagtaaatatcaaacaaaaaattttgaaatgtcaattaaaaataaagttctgGGGTTTGTCCTGGTGGAAATCAATTTGCAATAGCTGCTAACTGAAGGTCTGTCACAGTCTTTCCCTATTGTTAGCCAATATGCTTTTGTTGCATGAGCCTAGTCAGACAATGCCAGACCCatttccacagcgctgtggagtacgGTCTGGCTACAACATGGCTACATTCTAGGACAGGGAAAAAAACGCTTTGGTTTAtttgcatgtctttaaaccaatcaaaattgtTGTGGGAGGGGCTAAGTTTTTTGACACAGCAACGTTtgctctgcaaaatagtttgcgcaaggaagttgttttggtggaacatttggaCCCCTCAAAAATGAAAGGCcacattaattattaaattaagttaaatgaTCTTAAAATAGAGCTTTGGGAGCTATTTAAATTTGCTGATCCGTGGTTCCACATTATTTGCTCTTACAACTGCATCACTGTGTGTACTTGGTCCATAGCAATCACCGCCAATCTGTCCGATAATATCTCGGTTAGACAGTAAATtccatttacatattttttgtaaatttttgcAATCATTTTGTGAAACAGCTGGTGtttggattacattttttatatgtgcttaaacattgtgtgtgattagcattatacattcaagctaaaaggtaaaagcattatttcagcATAAGAAGACCTACatatgaagacatgttggtcatgcattaagtttgttgttataagtatatagttcattgtttgttatattaagttgttttgcaatacttctgttttataatataagatgttctgctacatttcattataatccagatctcctaaatgtgtcagaagtagaattgattgttagggatgctccCTGAGGCTGGTTTCAGCCTTTTACCCCCACTGATTATTTCATGAACTTAGAGTCATAAACCTtaagtcacattccaactgaaaagataactgataagcacacaaagacatcacTGTGATCTGaagaccccaccctttgtggATAAATCTAGGGGTGGAAGAGCCAAAGagtcagacaaaggaaggggagagctgcgacagcttgatccaggtaactttgtctcaggatatcctatgtaataaatggattcacatcaacatctgagattttgactactaattgaatgaaccctgagaatggagcaggatttagcttcAACACTAGGCAGGCCTGTCTCATTGCACCAtctcaaattaattttaaacGTGTCACTATCTGCGTGTAGCTTGCTGGCTCCAAGGTTTTTCATTCAATTCCCTGCTGTGGCTTCGTAGGCCTCCTCCTACAAGAGCTGGCTGTCTTGGAGGGTTAATCGGGTAATTGGCGGGCCTTAAAGTTGTTATATGTTACTTTCTGTTTGTGCTGATTCGGTCGTTTTGGACAAAAGTGccagtgtttttaccacacctgtaCCCTGGTGGACGGGAGGGCCGCCTCCCTACGTTTGCGGGTGGCGGGGATAGAatttgactgttgtttgtgcaaatgcaccaaacaagagtttggagtatTTGGCTTTCTTGGAAACCTTGAATgaagtcctgtatggggctccagttgGGGCCTCCATAGACCTGATGCGAGACTTCAACGCACatgtgggcaatgatggagatacttggagaggcatGATTGGGAGGAATGGCCTCCCTGAtttaaaccagagtggttgtttgttgttggacttctgtgctagtcatggattggcCATATTAAAcgtagggatgctcataagtgtaagtggtaccagagcaccctaggccaaaggtcaatgatcgattttataattgtttcatcgTATCTAAGGCCGTATCTATTGGACACtcaggtgaagagaggggcggagctgtcaactgatcatcGGGTtttgagttgggtcagggggttggggaagactctggacagacctggtaagtcCAAACGGGTAGTACGGGTAAACTGgcaacgtctggaggaggcccctgtccaacAGACTTTCAAcacacacctccggcggagcttttcgtgcatccctgtggaggctgtgGGCATTGAATCTGattggacaatgttcaaagtttccagtGCTTAGGATTTCcatcctggtcgtggaacaacggatcagatttTTACTCTCGCAAGAATCTTGGAGGGAGGCTGGGAgcatgcccaaccagtctacatgggTTTGTGGTACTGGATAACGCGTATGACCGAGTCCCCCAGAAGATACTGACGGAGGTGCTGCGGAAGTATGGGGTgaagggggtcccttctcagggccattcAATATCTGTATGACCAACGTGAGAGCTGTGTTTGGGTTGTCGGAAGTAAGTCAGACTCatttcaggtgagggttggcctccacCAGGGCTtagctttgtcaccaatccggTTTGTAATATTCATGGACAGTGTGGAAAACTCCCTGCCAGACTGACGAGCATACGTCACTGCTTGGACTCACGCATTTGCGCACATGCGCCGTTTCACCTTTCCTTTTTGTACTTCGCTGGGGACCTGAGCACAGCTGCTCCTAACATTACTTGTGTAACCTTTTGTTGTGTTGCCGTGTGCGTTATTGAGAAAGTAAGAGcacaattttttgtttatgcTAGTTTAGCATGTATTTTAGTTTGTGTAAGTCAACATGATAGTATCTTTCTTATAATAGTTCAGGACAGCATGCTAATGTCTACCGTAATGCTAAGAACGTGCTGCAGTCTGTACCGTTCAGAAACAGTAGTTGATACTTATTAATAGATGCCCGTTACTACAGCGTTCTACATGTTTAATTACAATCCTGCTGAGGATTTAGTTCAGCTGTTGCACTTGCGATGGAGTCGCTGGTTTGTTTGTTGAAACGCATTTCAGCGCATCATCCACATGCCGCTGTTATGTTCATTTATGGTATTAGAGCACCATGTAGTGGTCAATAGTTATAACTAAATGATGAAACCTGTATGCTTAACAATTCTAAATGGTGGTAATTTCCATTACTATCCGGTATTGTCTGGTTGTTTGCACAGCTACTATCAAGCCAGGTGAGGCACAAGCCTTTTTTAGGATTTCTCATCAGCTGTTAGTACCTTGGTGGGGCTGCTAGGCACTATGGAGCGTCCCTTCAGTGCCGAGCTGAGATGTGGCTCTCGTGTAGACACTCTGCTTAGTCAGCTGCAGAGACCGCTTTGCTGAGTACTGCACATCTCAGGGGATCATCTGCAGTGGCACCGATAGTACATACACACCCTCTGACTTTGCTGTGTGGTTGGAGAGAAAAGCACAGGCCGTACAGGTATCAAGGAGGGTTACTAAAGCATCCAGGATGGAACCTGCCCACATAGAGCGTAAGGAGAAGGCAACAAGTCCCCAGAAGTCTAAGACTGCCAGTGTCTACatcaccaaccaatcagagactTCTGAGCCCCCTCATAGCCATGACACATCTAGAGCCAATCCCAAGCCAGGTCTATCCCCCTCTGAGAAGCGAGAGCGTTTTAAGCCGTACTGCCCCTACTGTTCCCATCAGAAACACTACCTCAGTGCCTGTTCTGAATTTGCTAAACTCAACACAACTGAGAAGGCTAACTGGATAAAGGAGATGGACAAATGCTGGAGATGTGGACGCGGACACAAACCAGAAACGTGTACCTTAAAGAAACCATGCTCCACTTGTAATGAGCAACACCTCATTGTCCTACATGAGGTTCCACTCAAAGCCAATCAGAGTATCCTCACAGTTAGCACAATCTCCAGTATGGTATATGTGGGCCAGGCTAGCCACTCTTGTTGGAAAGACCGTGCCAGTGCGCATGCGTCAGTATGAACATTTCCAGCCATCACCTCGAGATAGATGCGCAGCGATACAGAGAGTGACAGCGGCtatgtgtgtgcaatgtgtgcGTCATTGCTGAGAAGTGAGTTATTTAGCGTAATCCTTTTGTGTTTAGACGCCTTTGAGCATTGTACGAGAGATATGTTTAAGTTTGTCACGTAGTTTGGTTAGATAATGTTTAGCACCAGTACGGCAGttactttcactttcacttaaACTGTAACCTGATTTATCTATGTTAACATTCAGGTGTTACATTATTGTGCCTTACTAGACCTGTTCCGCACGGTGTATGCTAGGTGTAAAAGGCGGCACATTTTTGAATCGATAAGTGGCCACACTCGTGGGAACATTCCAGAGCCCTTGCGGGCAGTctaatgttttctgttggccACTAGGTGGCCGTGTTGTATTGCCTTTCATTAGTTAATGCTGTTGTGCCATTAGATATAGTCATTATAGTTGAGAGATGTTAGTTTAGCCTGTATTAATGTAAATGATGCAGCTAATTTGATGGTGAgaaattaatcttaatgttATCTCTTGCTTATTCTTGTTTATTTCAGACCACACACAAACCTACTCTACCACACATGCATGAAGACAGAGATATTCCTGATTGCCTAAACATAGATAGCTATATGCACATATAGCCATTATCTGCCAACTGTGTACTCTGCCGTGCTGTGCTGTGTAAATCCTTCACCCCAAGTAAAGTTCTGGTCTGGATTGAACTGCATTGACTCCTTTGTGTTCTGACCGACACCCCAGTGAGACACCCATCTTCTATTCATCATTCCAAATACAGTCCTACCATATTCACCAACCCATCACCTATTTAACAACTCTAGTTGTGTCCTACTGAAAGTAGTCCGGTTCAGCTTCACAATGGAGGCAAGGCCCTAAATACACACGCTGTACTGGATGACGGCTCTGAACGAACACTTATTCTTCCAGCAGCCGCCAAACATCTTGGTCTCTCCAAGGAGGAAGAAGTTTTGCCTCTTAGAACCATTCGACAGGATGTTGTGAAGCTTAAAGGTGCTCCTGTCTCATTCGAGGTGTCGTCCCAGGCCATCACACAGGTGAGATACCACATCCACCATGCATTTACTGCAGATGAGCTGAGTCTCGCTACTCAGTCATGTCCAGCGGAGTCTGTTGTGGGTAGATGTTGCCAGTAGTTGCAGAATGGTACCTGGAATGAGGAGTCAGAAATGTGGTTTTGATTGACGATGGGATGGTTCATTTATCCCAAAATAAGGCCACACGGcgaaatacaaaaatatcaaaaacactaataaaaatcaaagactttcaaaacagaaaagaaatagacttaagagtcaaaaaagtaaaacaactaaatacaaaaatacagccGTATATCAGTTGACTTTTGTCTACAATGGTCACAGGCTCTCTACAGACTTACGTCTTACTTCATGTAGGCCTCCCGAGTAACTGAAGTCTcactgtcggtacacgatccgtcctgcctacacaaTCCGTTCTGTGCATGCgcacgatgttcacgcatgcgcagatgataaaTAGGTTTTGCGAGGGttcacgacactgcacgatccgtcctgcacatgcgcaaAATTGCCACGCATGCGCAATTTGATAGTCTTATTTTACAACCATTCATGACCCTGCACGGTCCGTTCCATTTCTTTTGTCGTCTGTTCCGCGCTTGAatgcaacaaaagcaaaatgtcaGACAATTTTGTTCAATACCTTGCCCTTAGTCAATATTCAATTGACGGTCGGGTGGATcctgaatttaaaagaaaaataacgaGAATGGCAGTCAATTTTGTCATAAGAGGTAAGTTAAGTCAGTTTTGGGATGTGAAATAATATAAGCATTAATGTTATGCTGCTAACGTCAATCGATACACCAGTTTTTATTTAGCACTGGTACTTGTTAATGTTTGTGGTACAAGAGATCTTTTCGCACATTTCCGTTTATGACTACTTTGTCATAAGCTGTTCAGGAAAGTTTAGTCAGAGTTGAAGAGAACAATAGGACCTTTCTGAATCAAAGTCCCAGACAGTTGAAGGCAATCACTTAAGACATATGCCTACACCACAACTGGGTGATGAACGTGTAATGCTTTGCCAAATCTATGAATGGTGAATTAGTGTCGAgcattaaaatttaaaacattttaagtcaTTTCATTTAATCATTTCACGCTTTTTTTGTCACACGTGTTTGCATCCcagacaaagacacatgcacataaGTGCTGTATTGTAATAcgaaacaaagcaacaaaatcaTTACTTAAAAAACGTTTGTTTGTCTATCACAGAAAGTCAGTTATTCTACACTGGCCCCAGTGTGCAAAACATGAGGCTGGTTGTGATGTCTGAGGAGCAGAAGCAAGCTGTCCTGGAGGAGTGCCACAACAACCCTGGAACAGGGAACCACGGGGGCGTGAGGACGACCATGGACAGGTTTGTCGCGGGATACTATTGGGACAGCATTAAGGCAGATGTGGGAGATTGGATACTTGTTTTTAGCTCTCATGGAATGTAACACTGTGACTTTCAGGCAATGAATTGCATTAGTGGCTTTGTTTGACTTCAGttaatatctttttaaataataaatgtatccATCAGGTCAAAAGCTGTCACATATGTCAGAAAAATGACCCCATGAAGACTGTGTCTCCTGCCCTTCACCCTATTAAGGTAGGACTTACGTTGTACCATTTTATGCAACAAGAAATGTATACGGTGATGTGGTAATTATTACATATCTACACAGGTGAAAGAGCTGTGGGAGGTGGTCGGTATGGACCTCATTGGTCCACTAAAAAAGACCTTAAAAGACCATCAGTATGTTCTCACGGTGACAGGCTTGTTCACCAAGTGGGTCATTGCTGTACCCTTGAAGTTTGCTTCCAACACTGAGGTGGCTGAGGCACTTGTGCCAAAACTGTATACTTTTGGTATGGTCCGAAAAATCATCACAGACAGGGGTCGTGCATTTGTTAATGAGGTATGTGTCCCGATTACTCTCTTCCTTCACCTCCTTCACACAGGTCATATGGCATCATCACAATTCACGTTGTATTCATTGGTAATTTCTGAGGCcaataaatattgaaaataacTATGTGTCTGACTTATGTACAGCTTAATGCACATATATTCACGGCCCTGAATATCAAACATGCCATTACAAGTGCATACCACCCCCAATCAAATGGTCAAGTAAGTGTGCCATCATAACATCCTTCAAAACAGTAAAGTCAACTTTATCCAATGAACACATAAGTGCATGTATTATTTCCTTTGTATGTTAAAGGATGAGAGAACTAATCAGAATGTGAAGAGGACTCTCACAAAATATGTGAATCAGCACCAGGATGACTGGGACGTCCACCTGCAGGCCATTGTTTATGGGATTAACACTGCAAAACAGGTTATTATTCAAAATTATTAGGAAACATATCACATGTTTTACGAGTTTTATTGTGTGGTTCAAAGCAATCTAACAAAAACTTTTGTTTCAAATTAGAGATCCACCAAGTACAGCCCGTACTTTCTAATGTAAAACAGGCACCCCCGACTACCAGAGACATTAAATGCCTGTGAGACAGACGCCGCATTTGAAATGGCGAACCCAGAGGAAGAGTTAGAGCTTAAACTATGTGGAGTCAAGGCCCTCAATGAAAAGGTTTGTTCAGAGTTGTGTGGATGGCATGTTCAATGTGAATAATAATGTTTGcataataatgtatacatttttattgttaaggtactgaacaacattgaaaaggcacaggcaaaacaaaaaaaagcttttgaggcaaagaaagggaaaggggTGCGCCAGTACTCAGTCAAGGCAGGGGATGAGGTCCTAATTGAGGGACCCAAAAAGAAGGTGAAGATAGGAAATTGTCTAGAAGATCTCCACCAAGGGCCATTCACCCTCACATCCCTGACAAAGAAGGGTGTGGCAGGCATTGCTATGTCAGGGAAAGTTCATAAAGTCAATGTTTCGCGGCTGAGGCCCTACTTTCGGTCACAAGGTATTGTAATAATCCTACTTGGTGGCATAgcaatttaaatataataataataataataatatattttatttataacgcacCTTTCATTCCAAggaatctcaaagtgctacacagGANNNNNNNNNNNNNNNNNNNNNNNNNNNNNNNNNNNNNNNNNNNNNNNNNNNNNNNNNNNNNNNNNNNNNNNNNNNNNNNNNNNNNNNNNNNNNNNNNNNNGTTTGCCAGTAAGTTGCATAATGTGTTGACATTAGTCCAGCAGATACACCTCTTTAAGTGAAGATATGTCCATGAAGAGCTGAACATTGTTATATCTTAATAGGAGACCATGGAGTCAAAAGACCTTATCGTTTTGCCAGCATGGAGTAGGAAGTCAAAAACAGCAAGCCTACATGctttgtgtacagtaaatttgtttttagtgtTCCCTCTATTATTTAAACCAGACGGTTGACCTATAGCTGGCATTTATGGCATATGTACTTCACAGGTGTTATTAGTTTCTAAGAGGGAGGCTATTTTTCTGGACTCATTATGTCCAAATGGGTTTGGAGATGAGGAGTACCGAACGATATTCAGGTTTGAAACTCATAAGCAGAGGACATTAGCAAggtttgatatatatatatatatatattatatatataatatcttaTAAGAGTAACGTGCAAGTCTTatcaaacaaatcccaactaAACCCGAGACAATCccaatgtaataacaacataagcaTACATACAGTGCTGCTTTTGGACACCCAGAATAACGTATAGGTCATACCATAATACTCACTTATATAACGGTGTGCTGTGTAACGATACTGCGTTGACATATCTTGCACCCCTAACAAAGCATGCGTACTCATTCAAAGTAGcagtatgaaatgaaagtggcagtttttatttaaactgcacatttacttgGTTGAATCTCCCATTAAAACTCAAAtttcaaaacacagatacaaaatgCTTAACAGAACCCAGAGTTAAAgagataagattaaaaaaaaatccgcCGATCTGAGCAGGAATATGCTGCACAGTTCTCTGGCATcttgtatcttctgctgctatgtaacgagtatgaccggtccaagatggcggctggaaatctcgcgctcagcagccaatgcggcgtctactctttattatgtctatgcaTACAACACACTCCCTTTTACAACTTGCATCAGAAGACGCAGGTAAGATGACACATATGCTAGTGAATAACTGTaattaactttaaattaaataaacagatgtcAGATTAACCAAGAATGGATGGTTATGTGGTTATTGTAACCAACGAATTTTAGTGAAATATATGGTTTTAAACAGAAGGACGGAGTAGTGTATTTAGCATTAACCTTTATATCACTGGAGTttcagatgttaaaatgtgcGCCTAGAAAGCTACGTGACTATTACCAGGCAATGGAAATGGGTGGAATAATGGGTAAATTCAAACACAACGAAAGGCAGCCAAACACGTGTCACATACACTAGCATATCACCATAAGAGTCTTTGAAAGTCAGTGTTCAGACAGAAGGTTGAAGTAGCGCCATGCTACTGTGACGGTCGCCAAGGAGGAGATACACAAGCTAGGGAAGGCTGGGTACGTTGTGAATATCAGTAGTGACGAGGCAAGTCAATCTAATGAATCATGGTACATTCCTCACCACATCGTTCACCACAACGGAAAGGCCCGAGTAGTATTTAATTGCTCGTTCAAATACCAGCAACTTGCCATCAATGACATCCTGCTTCCTGGGCCTAAACTTGGTCTACTACTACTGGGTGTACTCCTCAGGTTTAGGGAGTATCCAGTCGCCATGTGCGGGGACATCCGCGGGATGTTCCATCAAATCAGGCTCCTTCCTGAAGATCAACCACTTTGCGCTTCCTGTGGCGAGATATGGAGAGTGACCGTGGCCCTGATATCTATGAATGGCGTGTTCTACCCTTTGGCACTGCCTGCAGTCCTTGCTGTGCTACAGTATATACTCACTGCAACGGCACGCAAAGGACAACAGCTCTGACAACCAAGAGGTACTGGACTCCGTTCTCAACGCTTTTATGTTGATAATTGCCTACAGTATCTTCGTTCCCCATCACAGGCAAAACAGCTTATTGACAAGATGAGAGCCCTGCTCGCCACTGGTGGATTTGATATGAGACAGTGGGCAAGCAATCTACCAGATGTCATTGCGCAACTCCCCCCAGAGGCAAGTTCAGAGGGCTGCGAGCTGTGGTTGACCGCGGACAGAGCAGACCCCCAGGAGTCAACGCTAGGTCTCCGGTGGCACTGCCCAACTGACACCCTTGGGTTACAAGCACCGTCAAGCAGTAGCCACAGAGCCCACACGGAGGAACGTATACAGAGTATTGGCATCTCAATATGACCCACTTGGATATATTATCCCCTACACTACGCAAGCTAAGGTTTTGATCCAGGCCCTCTGGAGGAACGAGCAAGGCTTGGACGAGCCTGTCACTGTTGAACTCCTCTCTGTATGGCAATCATGGGAGAACGAGCTATCTCATCTCCATCACATTAACATGCCTTAGTGCTATATGCCAATGAGCATCGATCCTGATTGCTCTCCTGAGGACTTGCATGTTTTCTGTGCCGCTTCGGAGAAGGCATACGGATCCGTCGCCTATCTGGGTGCTGAAGGAAAGGAAGGACATGTGCTGTGTCATTTGTCATGTCCAGATCTCGTGTTGCTCCACGGAGACAGCTCTCCATGCCTCGCTTGGAGCTCAGTGCTGCACTGACTGGAGCTCAACTGGCCAAACTTCTACATACTGAGCTCACCATACCTATTAGGCAGACAACAATGTGGTCAGACTCCACAACTGTACTCAGCTGGATCCAATCAGACTCGTCTCAGTATAAAGTGTTTGTTGGGATGCGAATAGGTGCAAATCGGGAGCTCACGGATGCTACTAGCTGGGGGTACGTTCCCTCTGAGCAGAACCCAGCGGATGACATCACACGGAGAAAATCACTAGATCAGCTGAGTCAACCTACCCGCTGGAAGAATGGACCTAATTTCCTGTATGATCATCCTGCTCAGTGGCCAGTTATCCACACAGCAAAATCAGAAGACACAGGTGAGCAGAGGAAATCCAAATTTTTTGGCCAGACCACTACCTTTGATGCATCTACTTCTGACCCAACACAGTGCAACACCTGGTCCGACCTACTAAAGGCTACTCACCAGTCCCTGCATGGGGCGGCCGCACTCCATATGTCTGCTTCAGACCGACTGGACACAGAGGTAGTCCTTCTCGGGCGAGCACAGAACGACAGCTTCCCAGAGGAAATCAACGCTCTGCAACATTCTCACCCTTTCCTGCCTACCAGTCGTCTCAGTCCACTTTCACCAAAGTACGTAACACAAGGTATGGGCTGGTTCTGGGTTAGCCTGGCTACACGGAAGtatattttttgtcacaatCTTTGTTTGTTGCCTTTTCCTAATTGCAGACCGgtgagtagtagtagtagtaggcaAATTTCAACACATCACTTTGAAAATCTTTGATCCAAACATGTCCTAAGAGTGCAATTCCTAATATGACAGAGTGATGTAATCTGAGCAAACAAAGTTTAACAACGTGTATGAGTTCAGGCCTCCAGAGTTTGATCAAGTTGTTTATATGTTAGTAGCTTTTCCTTTGGAGAGATTAATGAGATCCATGGAGGTTGATGCAGTCTGATAAAAACCTCAAACAGGTCCCAGATCCAGTTCTGTGTTTGTTGGACCACACCAGTGTGTTTCAAGGTCAGGTGCTGATGACTGAATAAGACAATCTCAGGTTATATCAGACTAGTAGTAATTTACCTGTTTTATTAATTAACGTTTTGTTTCAGACAATCTTAATGGATTACAAGTTAAATGTAACATATATAACTTTTGGTGGGCATGTGGAAGTGCAGAAATACAGATATCTTTATTTTGTGATCATGTTTACAGCATATATTCTTATAATTTGCAGTAATTCTACCATTGTGTGCATCATAGTGATTAACAAATCCCTCCATGAGCCtttgtacattttcattgcagctTTCAACTCTGTTCTTTACAGCACTGCTATCTATCCAAAGCTTTTGATTGACTTTCTATCCGAACGACAGATCATTTCTTATTCAGCCTGTCTCTTTCAGTGGTTTATATGTTACAGTCTAGGGGGTTCAGAATTCTTCCTGCTGTTAGTCATGGCCTATGACagatatgtgtctatatgtaaaCCTCTGCAATATCACACTAtcatgagaaaaacaactgtTAATATTCTCTTGATTTTAGCTTGGCTTCTGCCTGCTTGTCAGATATCAGTGGCACCATTGATgattaataatgaaaaactctgttactttgttttgaaaggaATAATTTGCAACAGCACACTTAACAAACTTCAATGTGTGAGTTCAGCATTGCTGAACATATATGGCTTGATTGTGTTTGTAATTACGGTACCTCTCCCTGTACTCGTCATACTCTTTACATACACCAGGATATTTATAGTAACCTATCGAAGTAGTAGAGAA is a window of Etheostoma cragini isolate CJK2018 chromosome 11, CSU_Ecrag_1.0, whole genome shotgun sequence DNA encoding:
- the LOC117952406 gene encoding olfactory receptor 2K2-like produces the protein MDYKLNVTYITFGGHVEVQKYRYLYFVIMFTAYILIICSNSTIVCIIVINKSLHEPLYIFIAAFNSVLYSTAIYPKLLIDFLSERQIISYSACLFQWFICYSLGGSEFFLLLVMAYDRYVSICKPLQYHTIMRKTTVNILLILAWLLPACQISVAPLMINNEKLCYFVLKGIICNSTLNKLQCVSSALLNIYGLIVFVITVPLPVLVILFTYTRIFIVTYRSSREVRRKAAQTCLPHLLVLINFSCLSAYDVLLARLETDFSNTVRLIMFLQLVIYHPLFNPIMYGLKMKEIYKHLKKLLMYSPRLSYSH